One window from the genome of Alkalihalobacillus sp. LMS6 encodes:
- the gap gene encoding type I glyceraldehyde-3-phosphate dehydrogenase yields the protein MATKIGINGFGRIGRNVFRASLNNPNVEVVAINDLTDANMLAHLLKYDTVHGVLDMQVEAKDNTLVVDGKEIYVSAERNPADIGWGERGVDVVVESTGFFTKRADAAKHIEAGAKKVIISAPASDEDITVVMGVNEDKYDADNHHVISNASCTTNCLSPFAKVLNDKFGIRRGLMNTVHSYTNDQQILDLPHKDYRRARAAAENIIPTSTGAAKAVALVLPELKGKLNGAAMRVPTPNVSLVDLVAELDKEVTAEEVNAALKEAAEGDLKGILGYSEDPLVSQDYNGNPHSSTIDALSTMVMEGNMVKVISWYDNESGYSNRVVDLVDYVASKGL from the coding sequence ATGGCAACTAAAATTGGAATTAATGGTTTCGGACGTATTGGACGTAACGTATTTCGCGCTTCTTTAAATAACCCAAATGTAGAGGTAGTCGCGATTAATGATTTAACAGATGCAAACATGCTTGCACACCTACTTAAATATGATACGGTGCATGGTGTTCTAGATATGCAAGTAGAAGCAAAAGACAACACGCTTGTTGTTGATGGAAAAGAAATTTATGTATCTGCTGAGCGCAACCCTGCTGACATCGGTTGGGGCGAGCGTGGCGTAGACGTAGTTGTTGAATCAACTGGATTCTTCACAAAGCGTGCGGATGCAGCGAAACACATCGAAGCAGGAGCGAAGAAAGTAATCATTTCTGCACCAGCTTCAGATGAAGACATCACCGTTGTAATGGGTGTTAACGAAGATAAATATGATGCGGACAACCATCACGTTATCTCAAATGCTTCTTGTACAACAAACTGCTTGTCTCCATTTGCTAAAGTATTAAACGACAAGTTTGGAATCCGTCGTGGTTTGATGAACACGGTTCACTCTTACACAAACGATCAGCAAATCCTTGACTTGCCTCATAAAGACTACCGTCGTGCGCGTGCAGCAGCAGAGAACATCATCCCAACTTCTACTGGTGCAGCGAAAGCAGTAGCGCTTGTACTTCCAGAGCTTAAAGGAAAATTAAATGGTGCGGCAATGCGAGTTCCAACTCCAAACGTATCACTTGTTGACCTTGTAGCAGAGCTTGATAAAGAAGTTACAGCTGAAGAAGTAAACGCAGCGCTTAAAGAAGCGGCTGAAGGCGATCTTAAAGGAATCCTTGGTTATTCTGAAGATCCACTTGTTTCTCAAGACTATAACGGTAACCCACATTCTTCTACAATTGACGCATTATCTACAATGGTCATGGAAGGAAACATGGTTAAAGTAATTTCTTGGTATGATAACGAGTCTGGTTATTCAAACCGTGTTGTTGACTTAGTAGACTACGTTGCCAGCAAAGGACTTTAA
- a CDS encoding alkaline phosphatase, with amino-acid sequence MKKHAGYFTAFAVTALMVVGCSDQETAQESDTDAENDRPQNVIMMIGDGLGFGQIEIARLLEYGKEGELHMESLDHTALMRTYSANQWVTDSAAAGTGIATSTKTDNGMIGVDPDMQPVESILRLFQDEGKKVGVISNNTVTDATPAAFTASVESRDGQADIAKQMFENEYDLLLGGGAEYFSPERQDGRDLVAEFEENDYTVVTDRDALHEVDSADRLLGLFHDSYMNYKADLDLKDSNEPSLNEMSASALDLLENDEEGFFLMIEGARIDHAAHAADVSGVWQETIEFDNTVKDVMDWVDGRDDTLLVVLADHETMGMAASEVMDKEGLRSVSASPEYMVQQFTFQEDEGKYDTDSVKTTVEEYAGITLTNDELDAFNGYIYDENNELKPLHEQAWEIGSFIANHYQVGVMNRDIREASATGGHSGNMIPVFAQGPGAERFNGVLDNTDISQIITDITDSQEPGSLME; translated from the coding sequence TTGAAGAAACATGCGGGTTATTTTACTGCGTTCGCTGTAACCGCTTTAATGGTGGTTGGATGTTCAGATCAAGAAACAGCTCAAGAAAGTGACACAGACGCTGAAAACGATCGACCTCAAAATGTCATTATGATGATTGGAGATGGATTAGGGTTTGGCCAGATTGAAATCGCTCGTTTGCTTGAATATGGCAAAGAAGGCGAGTTACATATGGAATCCCTTGATCACACAGCGCTAATGCGTACATATTCAGCTAATCAATGGGTGACCGATTCTGCTGCTGCGGGAACGGGCATTGCGACGTCGACGAAAACGGATAACGGAATGATTGGCGTTGATCCAGACATGCAACCAGTTGAAAGCATCTTGCGTCTTTTCCAAGACGAGGGTAAAAAAGTTGGCGTGATCTCAAATAATACCGTTACCGACGCAACACCAGCAGCATTTACAGCAAGTGTAGAAAGTCGTGATGGACAAGCTGACATTGCCAAGCAAATGTTTGAAAACGAATACGACCTTTTACTCGGTGGAGGAGCAGAATACTTCTCTCCAGAACGGCAAGATGGACGAGACCTTGTCGCCGAATTTGAGGAAAACGACTATACCGTTGTGACTGATCGTGATGCGTTACATGAAGTAGACTCAGCAGATCGCTTGCTCGGATTGTTTCATGATTCTTACATGAACTATAAAGCAGATTTAGACCTTAAAGACTCGAACGAGCCAAGTTTAAATGAAATGTCCGCGTCAGCTTTAGATCTACTTGAAAATGATGAAGAAGGCTTTTTTCTAATGATTGAAGGTGCGCGAATTGATCATGCTGCTCATGCTGCAGATGTATCCGGCGTATGGCAAGAAACGATTGAGTTTGATAATACGGTAAAAGATGTAATGGATTGGGTTGATGGGCGCGATGATACCTTACTCGTCGTTTTAGCAGATCACGAAACAATGGGTATGGCCGCATCTGAAGTGATGGATAAAGAAGGACTTCGAAGTGTCTCCGCTTCACCAGAATATATGGTGCAGCAGTTTACATTTCAAGAAGACGAAGGTAAGTATGATACAGACAGCGTGAAAACTACAGTGGAAGAATATGCTGGCATAACGTTAACAAATGATGAGCTTGACGCATTTAATGGGTACATTTATGACGAGAACAACGAACTAAAACCCCTTCATGAGCAAGCTTGGGAGATTGGAAGTTTTATCGCAAATCATTACCAAGTAGGTGTGATGAATCGTGATATACGCGAGGCCAGTGCAACTGGTGGACATAGTGGGAATATGATTCCTGTGTTTGCCCAAGGTCCTGGAGCCGAGCGGTTTAACGGTGTTCTCGACAATACAGATATTTCACAAATCATTACGGACATCACTGATTCTCAAGAACCAGGATCTTTAATGGAATAA
- the rpoN gene encoding RNA polymerase factor sigma-54, which translates to MELGLFQKQTINLVMTHELRQAIHLLQYSTVDVRSYLEELALENPLLEIKKAFLQENQKQFSGVTSDEKHRALENTPEMNGTLKEFLADQLVDLGLTSVEKNQMKRLIESLDDDGYLVETQAEYCKWLCCTEDEFDLLVKKLQSLEPAGVGAYSLAECLFLQIERLNLAHPKTEAIVLYELDKLAERKWKQLAKIYNITMLDVQEIYDLVRSLHPRPGASFYSAPTMYVEPDVYLTIHQDELVVTANSHMLPNIEMNQEYKQLLQVDQESRRYCHEKEQQIDWLLTSLKQREKTILQVAEVISNIQASYFLSKQGQLQPMTLQMIATELDIHESTVSRATANKYAQTPRGLIELKSLFSARASTQSEDVSNSSVKLMLKKLVEKENKEKPLSDQQIVEILMEHENISLSRRVIAKYRDELGILSSVKRKRYQDHERIVL; encoded by the coding sequence ATGGAGCTAGGTCTTTTTCAAAAACAAACCATTAATTTAGTCATGACTCATGAATTGCGTCAAGCCATTCATTTATTACAGTATTCAACTGTAGATGTCCGGTCTTATTTAGAAGAGTTAGCGTTGGAAAACCCATTATTGGAAATTAAAAAAGCATTTCTTCAAGAAAACCAAAAGCAATTTTCGGGTGTAACAAGCGATGAAAAACATCGTGCGCTAGAAAATACGCCTGAGATGAACGGGACATTAAAAGAGTTTTTAGCCGATCAACTAGTTGATTTAGGGCTAACAAGCGTTGAAAAAAATCAAATGAAACGCTTGATAGAGAGTTTAGACGACGACGGTTATTTAGTCGAAACGCAAGCCGAATATTGTAAATGGTTATGTTGTACAGAAGATGAGTTTGATCTTTTAGTAAAGAAATTGCAATCTTTAGAACCTGCTGGTGTCGGGGCATATTCGTTAGCTGAATGTTTGTTTTTACAAATTGAGAGATTAAATCTTGCCCATCCTAAAACCGAAGCGATTGTCCTTTATGAGCTCGATAAACTGGCAGAAAGAAAATGGAAACAGCTTGCGAAAATCTACAATATCACCATGTTAGATGTTCAAGAGATTTATGATTTAGTACGTTCACTGCATCCTCGACCAGGCGCTTCTTTTTATTCAGCGCCGACCATGTACGTTGAGCCTGACGTTTATTTAACGATTCACCAAGATGAATTGGTCGTGACAGCAAATTCACATATGCTACCTAACATTGAAATGAATCAAGAATATAAGCAATTGCTTCAGGTTGACCAAGAATCGAGACGATATTGTCATGAAAAAGAACAGCAAATTGACTGGCTCTTAACGAGTTTAAAACAACGTGAAAAAACAATTTTGCAAGTAGCAGAAGTGATTAGCAACATCCAAGCGTCTTATTTCTTATCAAAACAAGGGCAGTTACAACCAATGACGTTACAAATGATTGCGACAGAACTTGATATTCATGAGTCTACGGTTAGTCGTGCTACAGCTAATAAATATGCACAAACACCGAGAGGATTAATTGAATTAAAATCGTTGTTTTCGGCTCGGGCATCTACGCAAAGTGAAGATGTATCAAATTCTTCCGTAAAGCTCATGCTGAAAAAGCTCGTGGAAAAAGAAAATAAAGAAAAACCTTTATCGGACCAGCAAATTGTTGAAATCCTTATGGAACATGAAAACATTTCGCTATCGCGGAGAGTGATTGCGAAATACCGTGATGAGCTGGGCATTTTATCATCTGTTAAGCGCAAGCGTTATCAAGATCATGAAAGGATTGTTTTATGA
- the tpiA gene encoding triose-phosphate isomerase, with the protein MRKPIIAGNWKMNKTLSEAISFAEAVKKDIPSQSGVDTVVCAPALFLERLVDAAKGTDLKIGAQNMHFEENGAFTGEVSPVALNDLNVSYVIIGHSERRDMFAETDESVNKKVHAAFTHNLVPIMCCGETDEERESGKMESVVKEQVEKGLAGLTEDQVKQTVIAYEPIWAIGTGKSATEKDANTACAFVRKVVSEAFSQEAADAVRIQYGGSVKPANIKEYMAQSDIDGALVGGASLEADSFKELAGAAK; encoded by the coding sequence ATGCGTAAGCCTATTATTGCAGGAAACTGGAAAATGAATAAAACGCTAAGCGAAGCTATCTCTTTCGCGGAAGCAGTTAAGAAGGACATCCCGAGCCAGTCTGGTGTCGATACGGTTGTATGTGCACCTGCACTTTTCTTAGAGCGTCTAGTTGATGCTGCTAAAGGAACAGATTTAAAAATTGGTGCTCAGAACATGCACTTTGAAGAGAACGGTGCATTCACAGGTGAAGTAAGTCCTGTTGCGCTGAACGACTTAAATGTATCCTATGTGATTATTGGTCACTCTGAGCGTCGTGACATGTTTGCAGAAACAGATGAATCTGTTAATAAAAAAGTCCATGCAGCGTTTACCCATAATCTTGTGCCAATCATGTGCTGTGGTGAAACAGACGAAGAGCGTGAATCAGGCAAAATGGAATCTGTCGTAAAAGAACAAGTTGAAAAAGGTCTTGCTGGATTAACAGAAGATCAAGTGAAACAAACCGTTATTGCGTACGAGCCAATTTGGGCAATTGGAACAGGTAAATCTGCGACTGAAAAAGACGCTAATACAGCCTGTGCGTTCGTTCGTAAAGTCGTTTCAGAAGCTTTTTCACAAGAAGCAGCTGACGCAGTTCGCATTCAGTATGGCGGTAGTGTAAAACCGGCAAACATTAAAGAATATATGGCACAAAGCGATATTGATGGTGCCCTTGTTGGTGGAGCAAGCTTAGAAGCAGATTCGTTTAAAGAATTAGCTGGTGCTGCAAAATGA
- a CDS encoding glutaredoxin family protein — MNLVFYTKDHCPLCEKGFEEVQQVAEEYQLVIEKIDIYSDDALLEKYQLMIPVVYYGEYELGYGQLDANKLDAQLKRIQKEIQVL; from the coding sequence ATGAATTTAGTGTTTTATACAAAAGACCACTGCCCTTTGTGCGAAAAAGGCTTTGAAGAAGTGCAACAAGTTGCTGAAGAATATCAACTAGTCATCGAAAAAATCGATATCTATTCCGATGATGCGTTATTAGAAAAATATCAACTTATGATTCCAGTTGTCTACTACGGAGAATATGAACTCGGGTACGGTCAACTTGACGCAAATAAACTTGATGCTCAATTAAAGCGGATACAAAAAGAAATTCAAGTACTTTAG
- the gpmI gene encoding 2,3-bisphosphoglycerate-independent phosphoglycerate mutase, with translation MSKKPVALIILDGFGLRDEAKGNAIAHANKPNFDRYWNEYPHATLRADGEYVGLPEGQMGNSEVGHLNIGAGRVVYQSLTRVNLSIRTGEFFENDTFQQAMDHVNEKDSALHIYGLLSDGGIHSHIEHIYAVLDLAKQKGVKRVYVHGFLDGRDVGPTSAEVYLQGLQSKLDELGTGKLASVHGRYYAMDRDKRWERVEKSYRAMVYGEGPSYSSGIEVVEDSYKNDILDEFVIPSVITNEDGSPVATVKDEDAVIFCNFRPDRAIQLSQVFTNKEFSGFDRGQAHPEHLHFVCLTKFSETVDGYVAFKPTNLDNTLGEVLSKQNYKQLRIAETEKYPHVTFFFSGGREEPFEGEERILIDSPKVATYDLQPEMSAYEVTDALVKDIEADKHDAIILNFANPDMVGHSGKLEPTVKSIEVVDECLGRVVDALHQQGGHAIITADHGNADEVITLEGNPMTAHTTNKVPVIVTDTHATLREDGILADLAPTVLDLLGAEQPKEMTGKTLRK, from the coding sequence ATGAGTAAAAAGCCCGTTGCGCTAATTATTCTCGATGGCTTTGGTCTACGAGATGAGGCAAAAGGCAATGCCATCGCGCATGCAAATAAACCAAACTTTGATCGCTACTGGAATGAGTATCCTCATGCTACCCTTCGTGCAGACGGAGAGTATGTAGGACTACCTGAAGGTCAAATGGGAAATTCAGAAGTTGGTCATCTTAACATTGGGGCAGGCCGCGTCGTGTATCAAAGCTTAACCCGTGTGAATTTATCCATTCGTACTGGAGAATTCTTTGAAAACGATACGTTCCAACAAGCAATGGATCACGTCAATGAAAAAGATTCTGCATTACACATTTATGGGCTACTCTCTGATGGCGGAATCCACAGTCACATCGAGCACATTTATGCTGTACTTGACTTAGCGAAGCAAAAAGGTGTCAAACGTGTTTATGTACATGGATTCTTAGATGGACGCGATGTAGGTCCAACTTCAGCAGAGGTATATTTGCAAGGTCTTCAATCCAAACTTGATGAGCTCGGAACAGGCAAACTAGCGTCAGTGCACGGTCGCTATTATGCGATGGACCGAGACAAGCGTTGGGAACGAGTCGAAAAATCGTACCGCGCCATGGTCTATGGAGAAGGGCCAAGCTACTCTTCTGGCATTGAAGTAGTAGAAGATAGCTATAAAAATGATATCCTTGATGAATTTGTGATTCCTTCTGTTATTACAAACGAAGACGGTTCACCTGTTGCAACGGTGAAGGATGAGGATGCGGTGATTTTCTGTAACTTCCGTCCAGACCGAGCCATTCAACTTTCACAAGTATTTACAAATAAAGAATTTAGCGGTTTTGATCGTGGACAAGCGCACCCTGAACACTTACATTTTGTTTGCTTAACAAAATTTAGTGAGACGGTTGACGGCTATGTCGCGTTTAAACCGACCAATCTTGATAATACTCTCGGTGAAGTATTGTCGAAGCAAAACTATAAGCAATTGCGTATTGCAGAAACAGAGAAATACCCTCACGTTACGTTTTTCTTTAGTGGTGGTAGAGAAGAGCCGTTTGAAGGAGAAGAGCGAATTCTCATTGATTCTCCAAAAGTAGCGACTTATGATTTACAACCAGAAATGAGTGCGTATGAGGTAACTGATGCATTGGTCAAAGATATTGAAGCGGATAAACATGACGCGATTATCTTAAACTTTGCAAACCCAGATATGGTAGGGCACTCAGGGAAACTTGAGCCTACTGTTAAATCAATTGAAGTCGTTGACGAATGCCTTGGACGAGTAGTAGACGCGCTTCATCAACAAGGCGGACATGCCATCATTACCGCTGATCACGGGAATGCAGATGAAGTCATTACACTGGAAGGCAATCCGATGACGGCTCATACGACAAATAAAGTACCTGTTATCGTAACGGATACGCATGCAACGTTGCGTGAAGATGGGATTTTAGCAGATTTAGCACCAACGGTTCTTGACCTTTTAGGTGCAGAACAACCAAAAGAAATGACTGGAAAAACGTTAAGAAAATAA
- the eno gene encoding phosphopyruvate hydratase: protein MTIISDVYAREVLDSRGNPTVEVEVHLESGIMGRALVPSGASTGEYEAVELRDGGDRYMGKGVEKAVDNVNETIAPELIGENVLDQIGIDRLMIELDGTENKGNLGANAILGVSMACAHAAAEALDLPLYVYLGGFNAKQLPVPMMNIINGGEHADNNVDIQEFMVMPVGAESFKEALRMGAEIFHNLKSVLKSKGYNTAVGDEGGFAPNLSSNEEALSTIIEAIEKAGYKPGEQIQLAMDVASSELFNKEDGKYHLSGEGKVLSSAEMVDFYAELCEKYPIISIEDGLDENDWDGHKLLTERLGDKVQLVGDDLFVTNTKKLSEGIEKGISNSILIKVNQIGTLTETFDAIEMAKRAGYTAVISHRSGETEDATIADIAVATNAGQIKTGAPSRTDRVAKYNQLLRIEDELADLAQYNGLKSFYNLSK, encoded by the coding sequence ATGACAATTATCTCTGATGTTTATGCACGCGAAGTACTCGATTCTCGTGGCAATCCAACAGTTGAAGTAGAAGTTCATCTTGAATCAGGAATTATGGGCCGTGCCCTTGTACCAAGTGGTGCATCAACTGGTGAATACGAAGCAGTTGAACTACGTGACGGCGGCGACCGTTACATGGGTAAAGGTGTAGAAAAAGCGGTTGATAACGTAAACGAAACCATTGCACCTGAACTTATTGGTGAAAATGTTCTTGATCAAATCGGCATTGACCGTTTAATGATTGAGCTTGACGGAACAGAAAATAAAGGAAACCTTGGTGCTAATGCAATCCTTGGGGTATCAATGGCTTGTGCACATGCTGCAGCTGAAGCACTTGATCTTCCTTTATACGTTTATCTTGGCGGATTTAATGCAAAGCAACTTCCAGTACCAATGATGAACATCATTAATGGTGGGGAGCATGCGGATAACAACGTAGACATTCAAGAATTTATGGTTATGCCAGTAGGTGCTGAAAGCTTTAAAGAAGCACTTCGTATGGGCGCAGAAATTTTCCATAACTTAAAATCAGTGCTTAAATCAAAAGGATACAACACAGCTGTAGGAGACGAAGGCGGATTTGCTCCGAACCTTTCTTCAAACGAAGAAGCCCTTTCTACAATCATTGAAGCAATTGAAAAAGCAGGTTACAAGCCTGGTGAGCAAATTCAACTTGCAATGGATGTTGCGTCTTCTGAACTATTTAATAAAGAAGATGGCAAATACCACTTATCTGGTGAAGGCAAAGTTCTTTCTTCAGCAGAAATGGTTGATTTCTACGCTGAGCTTTGTGAAAAATATCCAATCATCTCAATTGAAGATGGCTTAGACGAAAACGACTGGGATGGCCACAAACTATTAACAGAGCGTCTTGGTGATAAAGTTCAATTAGTAGGAGATGACTTATTCGTAACAAACACGAAGAAGCTATCTGAAGGAATTGAAAAAGGAATTAGTAACTCAATCCTTATCAAAGTAAACCAAATCGGTACACTTACAGAAACATTTGATGCGATTGAAATGGCGAAGCGCGCTGGCTACACAGCCGTTATCTCTCACCGTTCTGGTGAAACAGAAGATGCGACAATCGCAGACATCGCTGTTGCAACAAACGCTGGTCAAATCAAAACAGGTGCACCTTCACGTACAGACCGTGTTGCGAAGTACAACCAACTTCTTCGCATCGAAGACGAGCTTGCTGATTTAGCACAGTACAATGGTCTTAAGTCTTTCTATAACTTAAGCAAGTAA
- a CDS encoding non-oxidative hydroxyarylic acid decarboxylases subunit B has product MKLIIGVTGATGAPIAIKLLKTLKELKIETHLILSKWAAVTIAQETSYSVKDVKALADYTYGSEDQAASISSGSKRVDGMIIVPCSMKTLAAIRTGLADNLIARAADVMLKERKQLLLMTRETPLNTIHLENMTELSRMGVTIFPPMPAFYNQPQTIDDLIEHIVYRALDQFGIEHQSAKRWEGLKDES; this is encoded by the coding sequence ATGAAGTTGATTATTGGCGTAACAGGTGCTACAGGTGCACCCATTGCGATAAAACTTTTAAAAACGTTAAAAGAATTAAAGATTGAAACGCATCTTATCTTGTCGAAATGGGCAGCCGTTACGATTGCACAAGAAACGTCCTATAGCGTAAAGGATGTAAAGGCGCTTGCAGACTATACGTATGGGAGCGAAGATCAAGCTGCATCGATTTCAAGTGGATCAAAACGTGTAGATGGAATGATCATCGTGCCGTGTTCGATGAAAACGTTGGCAGCCATTCGTACAGGTTTAGCGGATAACTTAATTGCTAGGGCAGCTGATGTCATGTTAAAAGAACGAAAACAGTTACTGTTAATGACGAGAGAGACGCCTCTTAATACCATTCATCTTGAAAATATGACTGAGTTGTCAAGGATGGGTGTGACAATTTTCCCGCCTATGCCTGCTTTTTACAATCAACCTCAAACGATTGATGATCTCATTGAACACATAGTTTATCGAGCGCTTGATCAGTTTGGCATTGAACACCAGTCTGCGAAACGTTGGGAGGGGTTGAAAGATGAATCATGA
- the pgk gene encoding phosphoglycerate kinase, whose protein sequence is MNKKTLHDYELQGKIVFCRVDFNVPMKDGAITDETRIKAAIPTIQYLKEQGAKVLLASHLGRPKGEVVEELRLAPVAKRLGELLGQKVQAVKEAHGSEVEKAVSSMNNGDIAVLENVRFYPGEEKNDAELAKAFANVADLYVNDAFGAAHRAHASTEGIAQYLPSAAGFLMEKELDVLGKALETPERPFTAVIGGAKVKDKIGVIDHLLDKVDNLIIGGGLAYTFVKAQGHEVGKSLLEEDKIDLANQLMQKAKDKGVNFYMPEDVIVADDFSDDANKKEVAITEIPADWEALDIGPKTAKTYANVLKESKLVIWNGPMGVFELESFAKGTKAIADALAEAEGTYSVIGGGDSAAAVEKFGLAEKMSHISTGGGASLEFMEGKDLPGVVALSDK, encoded by the coding sequence ATGAATAAAAAAACCCTTCATGATTATGAATTACAAGGAAAAATTGTTTTCTGTCGCGTTGACTTCAACGTACCGATGAAAGATGGCGCAATTACAGACGAAACGAGAATCAAAGCGGCAATCCCGACGATTCAATACTTAAAAGAGCAAGGCGCAAAAGTGTTGCTTGCTAGCCACCTTGGTCGTCCAAAAGGTGAAGTAGTTGAAGAGTTGCGCTTAGCCCCAGTAGCCAAGCGTTTAGGTGAACTTTTAGGGCAAAAGGTTCAAGCTGTAAAAGAAGCACATGGTTCAGAAGTAGAGAAAGCAGTATCATCCATGAACAATGGTGACATTGCGGTTCTTGAAAATGTACGTTTCTACCCTGGTGAAGAAAAAAATGATGCGGAACTTGCAAAAGCATTTGCAAACGTAGCAGACCTTTATGTAAACGATGCGTTTGGTGCGGCTCACCGTGCTCACGCGTCAACTGAAGGCATTGCGCAATACTTACCATCAGCTGCAGGATTTTTAATGGAAAAAGAACTTGATGTGTTAGGAAAAGCATTAGAAACACCTGAGCGTCCTTTCACTGCGGTGATCGGTGGAGCAAAAGTCAAAGACAAAATCGGTGTGATCGACCACTTACTAGATAAAGTGGACAACCTCATTATTGGCGGTGGTTTAGCGTACACGTTCGTTAAAGCTCAAGGCCATGAAGTAGGCAAATCCCTTTTAGAAGAAGATAAAATCGATTTAGCCAATCAGTTGATGCAAAAAGCGAAAGACAAAGGCGTAAACTTCTATATGCCAGAAGATGTCATTGTTGCAGATGATTTCTCTGATGATGCGAACAAGAAAGAAGTTGCCATTACAGAGATTCCAGCTGACTGGGAAGCGCTAGACATTGGACCAAAAACGGCAAAAACATATGCAAATGTATTAAAAGAATCAAAGCTTGTCATCTGGAATGGACCAATGGGTGTATTCGAGCTTGAGTCATTCGCAAAAGGAACAAAAGCAATTGCAGATGCACTAGCAGAAGCAGAAGGAACGTATTCTGTTATCGGTGGCGGCGATTCTGCTGCGGCCGTTGAGAAATTCGGCTTAGCAGAAAAAATGAGCCATATTTCAACAGGAGGCGGAGCAAGCCTTGAGTTTATGGAAGGAAAAGACCTTCCAGGCGTTGTCGCACTATCTGATAAGTAA
- a CDS encoding sugar-binding transcriptional regulator, which translates to MQTMLKRYRFLQSIRLMQPIGRRGLATNMQLSERIVRGEVTLLKDQGLIDLSTAGMTLTAHGEAVFTELEEVVAELLGLTHLEERLATHLGLTRVIVVAGNSDDDEWVKQELGRACMKEIQAIAEENDVLAVMGGTTLAAVANMAERNETLASTTFVPARGGLGEKVEIQANTISAEFARRTGAAYRLLHVPDQLSEDAYRSLVLEPTVKDILEVIKSSAVVIHGIGDAQRMATRRHSKDLFMETLEREQAVAEAFGYYFDASGKIIYKQRTIGLQLNELEGKHVISVAGGKSKANAILAFMKHRPSDVLVTDEAAAKELLQHKA; encoded by the coding sequence ATGCAAACGATGTTAAAACGATATCGGTTTTTACAATCGATTCGCTTAATGCAACCGATTGGTCGGCGTGGATTAGCAACGAATATGCAGCTATCTGAACGAATTGTTAGAGGTGAAGTCACACTTCTGAAAGATCAAGGGTTGATTGACCTTAGTACAGCAGGTATGACGCTTACGGCACATGGCGAAGCTGTTTTTACAGAGCTTGAAGAAGTTGTCGCTGAATTGTTAGGTCTCACTCATTTAGAAGAACGCTTAGCTACACACTTAGGTTTGACACGTGTTATTGTCGTTGCTGGCAACAGTGATGATGACGAATGGGTCAAGCAAGAGCTAGGAAGAGCCTGTATGAAAGAGATTCAAGCAATTGCTGAAGAAAATGATGTTCTTGCTGTAATGGGTGGAACAACATTGGCAGCTGTAGCGAATATGGCTGAGCGAAATGAAACGCTCGCTTCTACAACATTTGTCCCTGCAAGAGGCGGACTTGGCGAAAAAGTGGAGATTCAGGCAAACACAATTAGTGCTGAATTTGCTAGACGAACAGGTGCCGCTTACCGCTTATTACATGTTCCAGATCAGTTAAGTGAAGATGCCTATCGATCGCTTGTATTAGAACCAACCGTAAAGGATATTCTAGAAGTGATTAAATCTTCTGCCGTAGTCATACATGGAATTGGCGACGCGCAGCGAATGGCAACAAGACGTCATTCAAAAGATCTGTTTATGGAAACGCTAGAGCGGGAACAAGCTGTAGCAGAAGCATTCGGTTACTACTTTGATGCTTCAGGAAAAATCATCTATAAACAACGGACGATTGGTCTTCAGCTCAACGAGTTAGAAGGGAAGCATGTTATCTCTGTAGCGGGTGGGAAATCAAAGGCAAATGCAATTCTTGCGTTTATGAAACATCGCCCAAGTGATGTACTCGTGACAGACGAAGCTGCAGCTAAGGAACTTTTGCAACACAAAGCTTGA